In the Apium graveolens cultivar Ventura unplaced genomic scaffold, ASM990537v1 ctg2986, whole genome shotgun sequence genome, one interval contains:
- the LOC141700855 gene encoding AT-hook motif nuclear-localized protein 24-like, with the protein MNHKYSFSFSNSMNYSSPALQIPNAMGYTNPTIINSEEHHSQPLPNTRMSNPGVGNDINNMGQSGENDIVASGGHFSLSRPRGRPRGSKNKAKENTIEMTSEMKSIVLEIPPGKDVIEWLKQFAHSRNIFMNVLGGSGMITDASISLISSVHPTIFSERLCLLSLTGPVGKISPSEPSGSCTLNAIFVRTNGDVIGGMLWRLVTFGTMHVTALISKNLDVLVVCHANIA; encoded by the coding sequence ATGAATCACAAGTATTCATTTTCTTTCTCAAATTCTATGAATTACTCTTCACCTGCTCTTCAAATCCCAAATGCAATGGGCTACACTAATCCTACTATAATTAACAGCGAAGAACACCATTCTCAACCATTGCCAAACACTCGAATGTCTAATCCAGGAGTTGGTAATGATATAAATAATATGGGCCAGTCTGGTGAAAACGATATTGTGGCGTCTGGTGGTCATTTTTCATTGTCCAGGCCACGAGGACGTCCTCGTGGTTCAAAAAACAAGGCGAAAGAAAACACCATCGAAATGACTTCGGAAATGAAGTCTATTGTTCTTGAAATCCCGCCTGGGAAAGATGTCATTGAATGGCTGAAACAGTTTGCTCATTCAAGAAATATTTTTATGAATGTTCTGGGTGGTTCAGGAATGATTACAGATGCTTCCATAAGCCTCATCTCATCAGTACATCCAACAATATTTTCTGAGAGACTTTGCTTACTTTCTTTGACAGGGCCTGTAGGAAAAATATCTCCTTCGGAACCATCTGGTTCTTGCACTTTGAACGCTATATTTGTTAGGACGAATGGCGATGTCATTGGTGGGATGCTTTGGAGGCTTGTTACCTTTGGAACGATGCATGTGACTGCTCTTATTTCCAAAAATCTAGATGTCTTGGTTGTTTGTCATGCGAATATAGCTTAA